The following nucleotide sequence is from Syntrophus gentianae.
CCGGAGCCGGTTTCGACCGCTCTTCCAGGAATCAGTTCCAGGAAACCGCTGGGGCAAGGTTGTTGTTCCCGGAGTCTGCGTCGCCAGGCGTGGAACTGATGCCGATTGATTTGCTTTTCCCGGCAAAAGGTGGTGATGTTTAAGCCGCTTGCTGCCTGTTCCTCGATGATAGTGCGCCAATGGGCTCGTCGTTCCGCTTTGGTCATCATGTTTTGCCTCCCAATAAAGAAATCTTTCTTTGTTGGGAGCTATAACTCAGGGGATGACGGATGTGAAGATGGGTACATCGGACGCTTACGCTGATATGTCCTTTTTTCGGTATAACTTACAAAAAAGGTAGAGCCGATTTGTATTAAGCTTTTCTAAGCTTTTCCCGCAGCAATTTATTCACCTTTTGTTTCGAAGTAAGAGTTTTAGCATCATCGAAATCAATAATATCCCCGATTGTATGTTTCGATGTGATGCTGTATCTTTCAGTGAGAAGGGGAAAGAAAAGGTTTATATCAAAGAGAAATACGCCACGCAAAAAAATCCACCATATAAAAAAGGAGGAATAAGATGAAAAAATATTTATCAGTTTTTTGTTTAATCATCACTATGATGGTAAGTTATGCACATGCCGGTACGGTATATACTGACCGCGCCTTATTTGAAGCGGCAGTTTCTTCATACACCATAGAAGATTTCGAGGCTTATCCTGTTTCTGGCAATCCTGGTAGCGGTGCGGTGTCACAAATCAATTTTAATAACTTCTCTGTTGCATCCGTACCCGATGCAGTAAAATTATTAGATACAGAATTTTTCTATTCCAGAAATACAACCTTGGGCGGAGCCAAGTATCTTTATTTAGATACCGATATCGGAAATACAGGTTCTGTGACAACCATTTCTTTCAACAGCGGAATCAGCTTTTTTGGATTCGATTATACCTATAACCCAAGTTGGAATTCGCAACTTAATGTTGAAGTTGAAGGAAATTCATATACTCTGAGTGATGTTGATAATTATGGCTATGGCTTTTGGGGTTATATCGGAAATGGTACTTATAGCACAGTCACTATTGACTCCGGAATCATCAGCGCATATGGCATTGACCAGGTTACTTTTAACGCCGTGCCTATTCCTGCTCCCATTCTGTTGCTTGGTTTTGGTTTGGCAGGATTGGCAGGGGTGAGGAAAAAATTGAAACAGTAACTGAACACAGAAGCAGCATGATGACAGAAAGGCAGAATCAAACGGTTCTGCCTTTTTTATGGTGCGTCCAGCATGGGCGCACTCATGCGGGGAGAACTGGGAATCATCGCCCGTGAAAACTCACTGCAAACCCGGCCCATGCTCAAGGCCTACCTGGACCGGTTTTGTGAACCGCTTGTAGAAAAGACCGCGGCCAAGCTGGAAAAAGACATCCCCACATGGAAAGGGAATGCCTGACAACCATCGATGCCCTTCTTTCGAAAACAGGCGGCCAGAGCGAAGAGATTCGCCAGATAGTGAAGAGACTTGAATTGGAATTGAAAAGAATGAAATCGTGAGCGGATAAGTAAAGAAATGCCGATTCTGGTTACGGACTCATTTCAGGAGGTTATTCATGAAAGTTCGCGTTTCTGCTGTTTATGAAAAGTCCGGTGAAATCCTGTGCATGAGGTACATCTATGGAGGGAAAGAGGTTTTTTCCCTGCCCGGAGGCGGAGTGGACAAGGATCTGCCCCTTCAGGAAGTTCTTGCCAAGGAATGGAAGGAAGAGCTTGGGATAAAAGTCGACGTTGGCGACGTCATCCTGATCGGAGAAGCCCCTGCTGGGAAGCAATATCCCCGGACACTGCACATCGTTTTTGAGGTTACGGAAATCCACGGCATTCCCAAGGTGCAACCGGAAGCCACCCATTCCCTGGATGTGGTCTGGGTTCCTATCAAGAAATTATCTGACCTTCCCCTTTATCCCGATGTAGGCAAGCAGCTGTATGCCTGTTTTACCGAAGAGCCCCGTCATACCTTGACATTCATCAGCAATTGCATGGAACGGGGCTACTGGTAGCGAATCCTTCTTCAGTCCTTTCCTCGCTTCATAGAGGACGACTCAATTGCGGATCATAAAATCTATTCTTGACAAAAATGCCCGGGTTTGCATAATGGCGCGCGTTGTTAAGATCTCGCTTCAAATGAACAGGTGATGGGGTTCGCCTTTAACCGCTTTTATTGCTGATGACTCCTGCCAAAATCTATTCAAGGAGTCATTGCATGGAAGCGATTTATCTTGTCGCGGCAGGCTGGTTTTTTGCCGCCGTCTTGTCCACCGTTTTAGCCAACCGCCTGAAAATCTCTATCGCCCTGATGGAAATCATCGTCGGTTCCCTCGTCGGTTTCGCGGCTTTTCATCTTGGTTACTTCGATAAACTTGATCTGAATGCAGACTGGATGAAATTCTGCACAGGGACCGGCGCCATGTTACTGACGTTTCTTGCCGGAGCGGAATTGAATCCTGACGTCATGAAATCCAAGATCAAGGAAGTGTCCGTTATTGGATTGATTGGATTTTTCTCGCCTTTCATCGGCTGCTCTCTAATTTCACACTACCTGATGGGATGGGGCTTAGAAGCGAGTTTGTTGTGCGGCATCGCTTTATCGACGACATCCATGGCTGTGGTCTACGCCGTGATGCTCGAATACGGATTCAATAAAACCGATTTCGGAAAAGGAATTCTGGGAGCCTGTTTCGTCAATGACCTTGGAACCGTGATCGCCCTGGGGCTGATATTCGCGCCTTTTACCTATAAAACGATCATCTTCATTGCCGTAACGGTTCTGTTGATTTTTACCCTACGCCCGATGACGGATTTCATCGTTCGACGATTCGCATACAAAACGGCTGCCATCCGCGCGAAATGGGTCCTGTTTATCTTATTGTCAATGGGAGTCCTGGCTTTATGGTCAGGCAGCGAACCCGTGCTGCCGGCCTATGTCTTCGGAATGATTCTGGCGAAAACCATGGAAGAAGACGGTCATTTTGTCAGAAGGCTCAGGACACTGACAATCGGCTTTCTAACCCCTCTCTATTTTCTTAGGGCCGGCGCCTTGGTGTCCATTCCGGCTCTGCTTGCGGTGCCCGGCATCTTCCTTGTACTTTTAACAGGCAAGGTTCTTACCAAGATCGTAGGCCTATACCCCGCCATTCGTCGTTTCCGGCATCGCAAAGAGGAAAAATGGTACTATACGTTATTGATGTCCACCGGACTGACATTTGGAACCATCTCCGCTCTGTACGGTTTAACACACGACATCATCACCAAGGAACAATATTCATTTATCGTAGGGGCAGTCATCGCGAGTGCCGTGATACCAACGTTAATCGCGAACAAATATTTTCTGCCAAGGCATCTGCTGGAAGTACCGATTCTGGATGATCAGGCGCCAGACGAAAAGGATATTCTCAATAAACTGTAAATCACCGCATGCTTCCCAGAGCGCCCTGAGGCGGCCTCCGTCGATTTCTACGCCCATCACCACCTGCGAGCGTCATGACCGCAGGGTGGCGATCAGCCGCTGAGGGAAAAGCAGCAGGTCCAGGGCATCCTCAATGGAACGACATACCACATCGGCAGCAGCCAGGGTTGCGCCACAGGCGCCCTCGGCCAGAATCACCCCGATTCCCAAGGCGGCCACGGCAAGCATCAGGCGGTCATTGCGTCCATTGCCCATCGCCACCGTCCATTCCGCTCCAAGGTTGCGAATGTAGTTCTCCTTGGCCCGGGCCTGATCCCCAAGGGGCAGCACATGCACCGTACAGGGCATATGGTCCAGGGCGTTTTGCACGCAACCGAAGGTATCCGCCGTGACCACATGGAGTTCCAGCTGCCCGCTCAATTGCTGCAACCGCGCACTCACCCCTTCGAGCAGGCGGCCGTCCACTGCCAGAGTGCCGTTGTAGTCCATAACCAGATACTTCAGTTGTAAAGCGCCGTATCCGGGGACGGAAATCGAAATCATATGTCACTCTCCTTCACGGAAGGAAGGTCGGGCTGTGGGGAGGCCCCTTCGCGATCCCTCCGCGTGCTTTTTTCAGGAAATACGGCCTGCGCGTCCATGAGGTACCGCAGTCCTACACGGTAAACCTTTTTCTGCATGGCGGGATCGATGTCGCCTCCGCCATGTGGTACAACGAGTATCATACCATTCTGAATGCCGGAATTGACCCTGATGAACTGAGCATCTTTCTGCTCAAGGATTATGGGATCGACCTGCCTGAAGATGGCCTTTACACCATTGAAAAGACATTAAAAAATGACCCGGGTCTAGCGAAGGGTTTTGCGCAGGCTTCGCTCGATGGGTGGAATTACGCTTTTGCTCATCCTGAAGAAACGCTGGATGTCGTCATCAGGTATATGCGGGAGGCAAAACTGCCAGCCGACCGGATGCACCAGAAATGGATGCTGGAGCGGTTGCGCGACCTGATCATTTCCCGGGGAAACCAGGGAGTTCTCGGCATACTTTCGCGGAGCGATTACACAGCGGCCGGTCAGATTCTGCTCAAAAACGGAGAGATCCGGACGCTTCCCGGCTTCAAAGCATTCATGGGGCAGTTCGATGCTCAACAATAAAAGCATCGCCTTCAAATTGATCCTGGTTATCACACTCTGCAACTGTAACATATGCATTTTTGCATCTCTTCTCGGCCACAACTACTACCGTTCCCGACTTATCCTGCGAAAAGAGCTGGTGCGCAATGCCCGCAATTTAACCATGGCGTCTGTAAACCGTGTAGAGACGGCATTGACTGCAGTAACCAAAGTTACCGAAGGTGTGGCGCGTTTCCTGGAGAATGGAAGACCGACACGCGAGGAACTTGCATCCCTGCTCAGGTCCACGCTGGCAGAAAACTCCGAGATATACGGCTGCGGTGTTGCGTTAGATACAGTCTGGAAGCTTTGACTTCATCATTTCCCTTCGATTCAACTTGCGCCCATCCACTATGAACGTTCCATCGCCAACTGCGTGAACGGTTCGCTTCTCTTTTCGTGAATTGTCAAAGTACGCAGCAACGCCTTCAAGTACCACGATATTGTGTTCTTCAATGATATCAATAATTTTACATTCGATATTCGCCAGACATTCCTTAATCAAGGGTGACCTGACATGTTTTCCTTCCACAGGAGTCAGCGCGAACCTTCCAAATTTGTCTGTGTCGGCACCGGAACATGTTCCCACTCCAACGACTTTGTCCAGCAGGTCAACGGTGGGAATTGAAATTACACACTCCTTCGATTCTCGAAGTGCGGCATAGGAATAGTTCCATGGTCCAGTGGTTATGGCAAACCTCGGCGTAAAGTCCATCACCATGGTCCACGAGATCGTCATTATGTTGTTCTTCTTACCATCATTTGTCGTAACGAAGACAACTGGACCTGGTTCCATCAGCGTGAAAGCTTTGCTGATCGGCATTACTCTCATGAGCACTCGCGCTCCAATCCTGTTTGTCTAACAAGTTATTCTAAAGTTTCTGTATATCTCCACTTTGGTCCGTAAGCTTTAGCAAACCAGGTAATAGCCATGTGGTTATCTTATACTTCTATGATCTACCTGTTCTCCTATCTCTCTTGAATTACAGTAAATCATTTGCAAATCTATTGACAGAAATTATGCAAAAATATTTTTCTCTGACCGGATATCATGTCAAAATTAAGATTCTTGCGAAGATGGAGATTTTCCCATGTTGTCAACACTGTCCGCACTGCACGCACTATCACTGGAAACCGTGTATGACTGTGAACAACAAAACCGATACAACATAAATGGTACCAAGCGAATGGTCACTTTCTTGAGGATTCTACTGACGGCCTGTGATCAGTTTTTTCATGAGGAGAAAAAGCCGTCAATCCTGAGCTGCCAGGAAAGACGGCCTTTCTTCTTTGAAGAGGATTTTTTTGTTCGTTACTTGGGATTACATCTATCTATCCGCACCAAAGATTGCATCCCGAGATCGTTGATAATTTATCGAAAGACGATTCTTTATATTTCCTCATGGTAGGGGCTCCAGTGTTGCAATTTGTACAGTTCATCCGGATGGAATCGAATAATCGCTGAAACATGGAAGAAATATTTTATCTTTACGCCGTCGCTTCCTTGCCCTTTCTGACGACTGCTCTCTGGCCTTCCGGAAGAGGAGGCGGAGCAGGCTGGCCGATCAGCTTCGTCACGGCGCCGAATTTTGGTGGACAGGCGGCAAAGCAGGTCCCGCATTTGATGCACTTTTCCTGGTCCACCACGTGAACCTGCCCCTTGGCGCTGATGATCGCCTCGACGGGGCATTTCCGGGCGCAGGTCATGCAGGCCTGGCATTTTTCCGGATCGATGTAGTACGATGGCGCTTCGCGGATTAATCTTTCCACCTCTTCTGTCGGAAACAGTCCCTCATAGAGGGTCTCGTCATGGTCGTGTACGGCCAGTTCCTTCATCTTTTCCAGCTTGAAGTAGGGAATCAGCTTGGCCATTTCCTCCAGTCGAGACTTCAATTCAGCCTCGTCGATGCCTTCACTGCTGCCCAGAGGTCCCAACTCCTGGATCTCTCGGCTGAACTCATTCATGATCTGAGAGAAGCGGATTCCCTCACCGGCGGAGACCCATTCCAGCCTTAACCGCTTGGGGTTGATCCCGATGTGCTCCAGCAGTTTCCTGCAGAACGTCACCATGCTGTAGGCATCGTAGTTTCCCTCCGGATTGTAGTGGCAGTCGTTGATATGGCAGCCACCGACAAACACCGCGTCCTGACCGGTCAGGAAAGCCCGGAAGATGAATTTCAAGTCAACCCTTCCGGAGCACATCACCCGGATCAATCGTATATACGTCGGATATTGGAAACGGGAAACGCCACACAGGTCCGCCCCGCCGTAACAGCACCAGTTGCAGATAATACCCAGCATCTTCGGTTTAAAATTTGCGTCTGCACTCATTCTTATCTTACCTCCTTAAATGGACCATCCCGGTTATACGGATTATGGATTGAGTTCTCTCTATGCCTCTGCCAGCGCCGCTTCGGCAGCCCCGAGGACCAGTTCCTTGGAACCCGCCGCGTCGATCTGGTTCATAAGCTCGACATCGGTATAATGCTTCAGTTGGATCGCCCCGGTCGGGCATTTGGAGTTACACAGGCCGCATCCCTTGCAGAGGACGGCGATGACCGAGGCCTTTTTGCCCTGCCTGGTCTCCTTGAACTCGACCGCGCCGTACGTACAAGCCGGGATGCAGGCCCCGCAGGCCATGCACATCTTTTCGTTCACCGAGCAGACGGAACCCGAGGCGACAACGGTATCATTGGCCAGCAGGGTCAAGGCCCTTCCGGCGGCCCCGTAAGCCTGGGCAATCGTTTCCGAGATATGCTTGGGATAGTGTGCGATTCCGCAGAGGTAAATCCCTTCCGCGGCGAAGTCGACGGGTCGTAATTTGACATGGGCTTCCTGGCAGAAACCATCCGGACCCAGGGCCACCTTGAATTTATTGGATATTTCCTGGCTTTCCGCCGAAGGAACCGTGGCAACGGACAGGATGAGGAAATCGGCATCGAGGGCCAGGTTCTGCTTCAGAATCGGATCGGCCGCGGTCACCCGCAGAACCGGCCTTCCCTCCTCTTCGACGGCTTCCACCTGGGGGGGATTTTCCGGCTCATAGCGGACGAATTTGACATCTTTCTCGGAAGCGTCCCGGTAATAATTCTCGAAATACCGATAGGTCCTCATATCCCGGAAAAGAATGGAGATTTCCATCTGGGGATTGTTCTCCTTCAGCTTCAGGGCATTCTTGATGGCATGGCTGCAGCAGATCCGGGCGCAGTAATTCCGGTCCTCGTTCCGGCAGCCTACACACTGGATCATCACCATACTCTCGGCAGAAACGATCTTCTCTTCTCCCTGGGCGATCCGGCCCTCCAGCTCCAACTGGGTCATGACCCGCTCATCCTGGCCGTAGAGGTATTCCGTGGGTTTGTATTCGTCGGCGCCAATGGCGAGAACGGTGGCCCCATGTTTGATCACCGATGTTCCCCGGCCGTTCTGTACCGTGGTCGTGAAGTTCCCCACGTAACCGGTCGTCTCCGGAATGGTCGCTCCCGTATAGACATGGATCGTGGGATTGGAATAAACCTGCTGGATCAGATCCTGCACATAGGCCTGAACATCCAGCCCTTCCAGAGTGTAATGAAGCCGTTTCGCCAGCCCTCCCAGTTCTTTTTCCTTTTCCACCAGAAAGACCTCGTGTCTCTGCTTGGCAATAGAGAGAGCCGCGATCATGCCGGCAATTCCGCCACCGACCACGAGCGCCCTCTTGTCAACGGGAAGGTCGAACTCCTGAAGGGGTTCCAGAAAGTGGGCGCGGGCAACGGACATCCGGATGATATCCTCCGCCTTCTCCGTGGCCGCTTCCTTCTCC
It contains:
- a CDS encoding ABC transporter substrate-binding protein; this encodes MRGRKSKSYVTLLHGRKVGLWGGPFAIPPRAFFRKYGLRVHEVPQSYTVNLFLHGGIDVASAMWYNEYHTILNAGIDPDELSIFLLKDYGIDLPEDGLYTIEKTLKNDPGLAKGFAQASLDGWNYAFAHPEETLDVVIRYMREAKLPADRMHQKWMLERLRDLIISRGNQGVLGILSRSDYTAAGQILLKNGEIRTLPGFKAFMGQFDAQQ
- the tnpA gene encoding IS66 family insertion sequence element accessory protein TnpA translates to MMTKAERRAHWRTIIEEQAASGLNITTFCREKQINRHQFHAWRRRLREQQPCPSGFLELIPGRAVETGSG
- a CDS encoding flavin reductase family protein, which produces MRVMPISKAFTLMEPGPVVFVTTNDGKKNNIMTISWTMVMDFTPRFAITTGPWNYSYAALRESKECVISIPTVDLLDKVVGVGTCSGADTDKFGRFALTPVEGKHVRSPLIKECLANIECKIIDIIEEHNIVVLEGVAAYFDNSRKEKRTVHAVGDGTFIVDGRKLNRREMMKSKLPDCI
- a CDS encoding NUDIX domain-containing protein, with product MKVRVSAVYEKSGEILCMRYIYGGKEVFSLPGGGVDKDLPLQEVLAKEWKEELGIKVDVGDVILIGEAPAGKQYPRTLHIVFEVTEIHGIPKVQPEATHSLDVVWVPIKKLSDLPLYPDVGKQLYACFTEEPRHTLTFISNCMERGYW
- a CDS encoding cation:proton antiporter — translated: MEAIYLVAAGWFFAAVLSTVLANRLKISIALMEIIVGSLVGFAAFHLGYFDKLDLNADWMKFCTGTGAMLLTFLAGAELNPDVMKSKIKEVSVIGLIGFFSPFIGCSLISHYLMGWGLEASLLCGIALSTTSMAVVYAVMLEYGFNKTDFGKGILGACFVNDLGTVIALGLIFAPFTYKTIIFIAVTVLLIFTLRPMTDFIVRRFAYKTAAIRAKWVLFILLSMGVLALWSGSEPVLPAYVFGMILAKTMEEDGHFVRRLRTLTIGFLTPLYFLRAGALVSIPALLAVPGIFLVLLTGKVLTKIVGLYPAIRRFRHRKEEKWYYTLLMSTGLTFGTISALYGLTHDIITKEQYSFIVGAVIASAVIPTLIANKYFLPRHLLEVPILDDQAPDEKDILNKL
- a CDS encoding HAD family hydrolase, with the protein product MISISVPGYGALQLKYLVMDYNGTLAVDGRLLEGVSARLQQLSGQLELHVVTADTFGCVQNALDHMPCTVHVLPLGDQARAKENYIRNLGAEWTVAMGNGRNDRLMLAVAALGIGVILAEGACGATLAAADVVCRSIEDALDLLLFPQRLIATLRS
- a CDS encoding hydrogenase iron-sulfur subunit, giving the protein MSADANFKPKMLGIICNWCCYGGADLCGVSRFQYPTYIRLIRVMCSGRVDLKFIFRAFLTGQDAVFVGGCHINDCHYNPEGNYDAYSMVTFCRKLLEHIGINPKRLRLEWVSAGEGIRFSQIMNEFSREIQELGPLGSSEGIDEAELKSRLEEMAKLIPYFKLEKMKELAVHDHDETLYEGLFPTEEVERLIREAPSYYIDPEKCQACMTCARKCPVEAIISAKGQVHVVDQEKCIKCGTCFAACPPKFGAVTKLIGQPAPPPLPEGQRAVVRKGKEATA